The proteins below are encoded in one region of Neorhodopirellula lusitana:
- a CDS encoding lipopolysaccharide biosynthesis protein encodes MARNPTTAAPTTQLNAGSAIASGLTQQTGERVKEQSALVGSLKACDDDLRPESEDERPACSAAETDGLSVGSESFDAGAMELDPARPGDGEATKGATGRIGSFIQTVGFAFGIVALQMGQGILLARLLGPEGRGQYATTVLYVQLLLYIGLFGGLEVICRYAAEGKSDILRLRRSAMWLGITTGVITTVFVIGCNLVALPTEKRFLMPLGLLCALSMIGQHIMLIMTAVDRGSGNYAAYNIRRLVAAAAFPGLLLVAALVTKVTLTLACILFVVASLISAMTCMVGVSNPFRGERNPRVRRLLSESRPYGVSMLATEVFERLDLLLAMWLIPLVAQGFYAAMVPVVYPLTVIPNTLGIFLFNAGADERKGLTTRDVHRILGGSIAIQTVSTIAFMLMIGPLVRLVYGEEFAPAVEFALWLAPVSAIRGILQGLDSYVKGRGRPLAVVRCRIVAAVVMLVVTAMLVQSEGAIAIAKAALVSQIVCLIWLSAIVYRAVSQSKNSSG; translated from the coding sequence ATGGCTCGAAATCCTACCACTGCCGCTCCCACCACACAGCTGAACGCCGGCAGCGCGATCGCGTCTGGGCTGACGCAGCAGACAGGTGAGCGAGTCAAGGAACAGTCTGCATTGGTCGGTTCATTGAAGGCCTGTGATGACGATCTTCGGCCTGAAAGCGAAGACGAACGACCGGCTTGTTCCGCTGCCGAAACAGATGGCTTAAGTGTCGGCTCTGAATCGTTTGACGCTGGGGCGATGGAACTCGACCCAGCCCGGCCTGGTGATGGGGAAGCAACCAAAGGAGCGACCGGCAGGATTGGGTCGTTCATTCAGACGGTTGGTTTTGCGTTTGGCATCGTTGCCCTGCAAATGGGGCAAGGGATCTTGCTGGCAAGGCTGTTGGGGCCGGAGGGTCGTGGGCAGTATGCGACGACCGTGCTTTACGTGCAGTTGTTGTTGTACATTGGTCTGTTTGGCGGATTGGAAGTCATCTGTCGCTACGCGGCCGAGGGGAAGTCGGACATCTTGCGATTGCGCCGGTCGGCGATGTGGTTGGGGATCACTACCGGTGTGATCACAACTGTTTTCGTGATCGGTTGCAACTTGGTGGCTTTGCCTACGGAAAAGCGTTTCTTGATGCCACTGGGTTTGTTGTGTGCGTTGAGCATGATTGGCCAGCACATCATGCTGATCATGACCGCAGTGGATCGCGGTTCGGGCAATTACGCCGCTTACAACATTCGGCGGTTAGTGGCTGCAGCAGCGTTCCCTGGATTGCTATTGGTGGCCGCTTTGGTAACCAAGGTGACGTTAACGTTGGCGTGCATCTTGTTTGTGGTTGCTTCGCTGATCTCCGCGATGACCTGTATGGTTGGCGTGTCCAATCCGTTTCGCGGTGAGCGGAATCCGCGGGTGCGACGCTTGCTTTCGGAGAGTCGTCCGTATGGAGTTTCGATGCTGGCGACGGAGGTCTTTGAGCGACTGGATCTGTTGTTGGCGATGTGGTTGATCCCACTGGTCGCTCAGGGATTTTATGCAGCGATGGTACCGGTGGTTTACCCGCTGACCGTGATCCCGAACACACTGGGTATTTTTCTATTCAATGCCGGTGCGGACGAGCGGAAAGGGCTGACGACCCGAGATGTCCACCGAATTCTTGGCGGATCCATTGCTATTCAGACGGTGTCGACGATCGCCTTCATGTTGATGATCGGTCCGTTGGTTCGCCTGGTGTATGGCGAGGAGTTCGCCCCGGCAGTCGAGTTCGCGTTATGGCTTGCACCAGTGTCAGCGATCCGCGGGATCTTGCAGGGGTTGGACAGTTACGTCAAAGGGCGTGGACGCCCACTGGCCGTCGTCCGTTGTCGAATCGTCGCCGCCGTGGTGATGCTAGTGGTCACCGCGATGTTGGTCCAAAGTGAGGGTGCCATTGCAATTGCGAAGGCGGCCTTGGTTAGCCAAATCGTGTGCTTGATTTGGTTGTCGGCGATCGTTTACAGGGCCGTATCGCAATCAAAGAATTCAAGCGGTTGA
- a CDS encoding PQQ-binding-like beta-propeller repeat protein, translating into MYRFLIFLTFLASAAIGTQSALVQAEHSFLAPVELARLDLKEAWQRQLSVPAGGQSIVDFKIHVHRDSAKQYVEVVGKAAKPAEPVSQERAGASAEGVLYARYLLEVIDGKEVSQGQSAFSGLMSSDQRRIGGIGRAAFRRGEFASSGLLDRAEAERRARNDVRRLKRRGIEAEIVSREVPRIRLYTLCDDGTVESRDAETGELVWLRRVGYPIRGYGGLGVNDTYLTVVNGGEMISIDTKTGSVFATHHLPYVAMRGAVQVGDYSIVPSIGSRIIAYPLADKHRERFEEMVSGATLAMPTKAIGSLKVAWGTSEGFVYVMELSGEPNIQFRLNTDGIVSGAPVAAPGERFYFGSEAGQIYGIRATREGEVLWSQPTGDPIYDSPTFYDEKVVFRSTYGNVTCVDAATGHNIWDQPVSGIDEVVGILKGRIFARTLSGSMVVLDIETGKTLHRVNGASPRVLMRNVDTDRIYLVNINGAIQCIRPLDSEMPTLAVSVEPVSEDEQADADDKKSKSQKKPADSNDPFGGGDDPFGGGGVDPFGGGGGADPFGGGGADADPFAPSGDAGADPFGGSPF; encoded by the coding sequence ATGTACCGGTTTCTAATCTTTTTGACTTTCTTGGCATCCGCAGCGATCGGCACTCAATCGGCACTCGTTCAGGCGGAGCATTCGTTCCTTGCGCCTGTCGAGTTGGCTCGCCTTGATTTGAAAGAAGCTTGGCAGCGTCAGCTAAGCGTGCCAGCGGGTGGGCAGTCCATCGTGGACTTCAAAATTCATGTTCACCGCGATTCGGCCAAGCAGTATGTCGAAGTCGTCGGCAAGGCGGCAAAACCCGCCGAACCTGTTTCTCAAGAGCGGGCGGGAGCCAGTGCCGAGGGTGTTTTGTACGCTCGCTACCTATTGGAAGTGATCGACGGCAAAGAAGTCAGCCAAGGTCAATCGGCGTTCAGCGGCTTGATGTCTTCGGATCAACGACGAATTGGCGGAATCGGACGAGCGGCGTTCCGGCGTGGTGAGTTTGCATCCAGCGGATTGTTGGACCGCGCCGAGGCGGAACGCCGGGCTCGAAATGACGTCCGCCGACTGAAACGGCGTGGCATCGAAGCCGAGATCGTCTCTCGCGAAGTCCCCCGAATCCGTTTGTACACGCTATGCGACGATGGAACGGTTGAGTCTCGGGACGCTGAAACGGGAGAACTGGTTTGGCTTCGCCGGGTGGGCTATCCAATCCGTGGTTACGGCGGGTTGGGAGTCAACGACACCTATTTGACCGTCGTTAATGGCGGCGAAATGATCAGTATCGACACCAAGACCGGATCCGTTTTCGCAACCCATCACTTGCCATACGTGGCCATGCGTGGGGCTGTGCAGGTCGGTGACTATTCAATTGTGCCTTCCATTGGCAGTCGCATTATCGCCTATCCCCTGGCCGACAAGCATCGAGAGCGTTTCGAGGAAATGGTCAGCGGAGCGACGCTGGCGATGCCAACGAAGGCGATCGGATCTCTGAAGGTCGCATGGGGAACATCGGAAGGTTTTGTCTATGTGATGGAGCTTTCGGGCGAACCGAACATCCAATTTCGGCTTAACACGGACGGGATCGTCAGCGGGGCGCCCGTGGCTGCACCTGGTGAGCGGTTCTATTTCGGAAGTGAAGCAGGCCAGATCTATGGAATTCGGGCAACGCGGGAAGGTGAGGTTTTGTGGAGTCAGCCGACAGGGGACCCCATTTACGATTCGCCCACATTTTACGATGAAAAAGTGGTGTTTCGATCGACTTATGGCAACGTGACCTGCGTGGACGCTGCGACGGGGCACAACATTTGGGATCAGCCAGTGTCAGGAATCGATGAGGTGGTCGGTATCCTGAAAGGAAGGATTTTCGCTCGTACGTTGTCGGGCTCGATGGTGGTGCTGGATATCGAAACGGGCAAGACACTGCATCGCGTGAATGGGGCAAGTCCTCGTGTTTTGATGCGTAACGTCGATACCGACCGAATCTACTTAGTCAACATCAATGGTGCGATTCAGTGCATTCGGCCATTAGATTCCGAAATGCCAACCCTGGCGGTTTCGGTGGAGCCAGTATCGGAAGACGAGCAAGCGGACGCCGACGATAAGAAGTCGAAGTCGCAAAAGAAGCCAGCTGATAGCAACGACCCCTTTGGCGGTGGAGACGATCCGTTCGGTGGTGGCGGTGTGGATCCATTTGGCGGTGGCGGCGGGGCCGACCCGTTCGGAGGCGGCGGTGCGGACGCGGATCCGTTTGCACCTTCGGGCGATGCCGGCGCGGACCCGTTCGGTGGCAGCCCGTTCTAG
- a CDS encoding DNA gyrase subunit B: protein MSDSSSTDSVPAPSDDADVPAADPAVAVDASDDGTRSPAANTEYTDKDLQHLSDLEHVRERPGMYIGDTTARGLHHLVYEVVDNSIDEAMAGFAKTVSVVVHNDGSVTVEDDGRGIPITRHDQLSEELDREVSTLEGVMTVLKFGGKFEKGAYQTSGGLHGVGVTVVNFLSQWAEVEVSRDGSTWTQEYERGVSMGPIKKGRATQKSGTKVTFKADGQIFSTTKYSFDVLQKRLQELAFLNSGVRIKFLDERNGEGGDYKYDRGIIEFVEHLNRASDAIHSDVINFVGHREGVEYDIAMQYSSEFTETVQSYVNNIHTIEGGTHVSGFRSALTRMLNNYGKKEGLFKATTPTGDDFREGLTAVISVRVPHPQFEGQTKTKLGNGEVDGIITSGVGEQLAKYLEENPRVAKTIVRKGLLAAEAREAARKAKDQLRKRKDALGGGGLPGKLRDCISKNMEECEVYLVEGDSAGGSAEGGRMREFQAILPLRGKIINAYKSREDKVLANEEVQSMIQAIGTGIGADQDLTRRRYNKVIIMTDADVDGSHIRTLLLCFFYRQMYQLVAAGHVYVAQPPLFRVSQGKTRYYVQSEEEMKSQLLDRGLNDTIFEAEDGRRIEADQMRALAGALAGMEDAILALERRGVSLRVHSMRFDPVTGKLPPLLIALQGEENWFHTLEEVEKFLVDRGAVLDVDLAEENNEDDSSGEEAAKAEADMDAPERLVAHLTELHEVRTINGGLKDLQPLGFGLDDLIPAERTGATTARFEIVRGEDVRRPLEDLRSLLPEIRAAGEKGLAVTRFKGLGEMNAEELRETTLDPANRTLIKVNLTDAGAADEMFRLLMGDKVEPRREFIETHALDVRNLDV from the coding sequence ATGAGCGACTCCTCCTCCACCGATTCAGTTCCGGCCCCTTCGGATGATGCCGATGTTCCTGCCGCCGATCCGGCTGTTGCAGTGGACGCCTCGGATGACGGCACGCGATCTCCAGCGGCGAACACGGAATACACTGATAAGGATTTGCAGCACCTTTCGGACCTTGAACACGTTCGTGAACGTCCAGGTATGTACATCGGTGATACCACCGCGCGCGGTCTTCACCACCTTGTCTACGAAGTTGTCGACAACTCGATTGACGAAGCGATGGCTGGGTTTGCCAAGACGGTTAGCGTTGTCGTCCACAACGACGGCAGTGTGACGGTTGAAGACGATGGTCGAGGAATCCCGATCACGCGTCACGATCAGCTTTCGGAAGAATTGGACCGAGAAGTTAGCACGCTCGAAGGTGTGATGACCGTCTTGAAGTTCGGCGGTAAGTTCGAAAAAGGGGCCTATCAAACGTCCGGTGGATTGCATGGCGTCGGCGTGACTGTCGTCAATTTCCTAAGCCAATGGGCGGAAGTTGAAGTCAGCCGGGATGGTTCGACTTGGACTCAAGAGTACGAACGCGGCGTCAGTATGGGCCCGATCAAGAAGGGCCGCGCGACACAAAAGTCGGGTACAAAGGTCACGTTTAAAGCTGATGGGCAGATCTTCAGTACGACCAAGTACAGCTTTGATGTCCTGCAAAAACGCCTGCAAGAATTGGCGTTCTTGAACAGTGGTGTGCGGATTAAGTTCCTGGACGAACGCAATGGAGAAGGCGGCGACTACAAGTACGATCGCGGGATTATTGAGTTTGTTGAGCACCTGAACCGGGCCAGCGATGCGATTCACAGCGATGTGATCAACTTTGTGGGGCATCGTGAAGGCGTCGAATACGACATTGCGATGCAGTACAGCTCCGAGTTCACTGAAACGGTGCAATCTTACGTCAACAACATTCACACGATCGAAGGCGGTACCCACGTCTCTGGTTTTCGGTCCGCATTGACACGGATGCTCAATAACTACGGTAAGAAAGAGGGGCTCTTTAAAGCCACGACCCCGACGGGCGACGACTTCCGTGAGGGGCTGACTGCCGTGATCAGCGTGCGGGTTCCGCATCCGCAGTTTGAAGGCCAGACGAAAACGAAGCTGGGTAATGGTGAAGTTGATGGGATTATCACCAGCGGTGTTGGTGAGCAGTTGGCAAAATACCTGGAAGAGAATCCTCGTGTTGCCAAGACCATCGTTCGCAAAGGCCTCTTAGCGGCAGAAGCTCGTGAAGCGGCACGCAAGGCAAAAGACCAGCTTCGCAAGCGAAAAGACGCTCTTGGTGGCGGCGGTTTGCCGGGCAAGCTTCGCGATTGCATTTCCAAGAACATGGAAGAATGCGAAGTGTACCTGGTCGAAGGTGATTCGGCGGGTGGGTCTGCCGAAGGTGGCCGAATGCGTGAGTTTCAGGCCATTTTGCCGCTTCGCGGTAAGATCATCAACGCGTACAAGAGCCGCGAAGATAAGGTGCTGGCCAACGAGGAAGTTCAGTCGATGATCCAGGCGATCGGTACCGGAATCGGTGCTGACCAGGATCTGACGCGCCGCCGGTACAATAAAGTCATCATCATGACTGACGCGGACGTTGATGGCAGCCACATTCGTACATTGCTTCTGTGCTTCTTCTATCGGCAAATGTATCAACTGGTAGCAGCTGGCCACGTTTACGTTGCACAGCCACCTCTCTTCCGTGTTTCGCAGGGTAAGACGCGATACTACGTTCAATCCGAAGAGGAAATGAAGTCGCAGTTGCTTGATCGAGGTTTGAATGACACCATTTTCGAAGCTGAAGATGGTCGCCGGATCGAAGCTGATCAGATGCGGGCGTTAGCCGGCGCGCTTGCTGGGATGGAAGATGCCATCTTGGCTCTTGAACGCCGTGGTGTGAGCCTTCGGGTCCATTCGATGCGATTCGATCCTGTAACAGGCAAATTGCCTCCGCTTTTGATCGCCTTGCAAGGTGAAGAAAACTGGTTCCACACGCTCGAAGAAGTCGAAAAATTCTTGGTGGATCGCGGTGCCGTTCTGGATGTCGATCTGGCGGAAGAAAACAACGAAGACGATTCCTCCGGCGAAGAAGCTGCGAAAGCCGAGGCGGATATGGACGCGCCCGAGCGATTGGTGGCCCACCTGACCGAACTTCATGAGGTTCGAACCATTAACGGTGGCCTGAAAGACCTCCAGCCACTGGGTTTTGGTCTCGATGACCTCATTCCTGCGGAACGGACCGGTGCCACGACAGCTCGGTTTGAAATCGTCCGCGGCGAGGATGTCCGGCGTCCGCTAGAAGATTTGCGATCGTTGCTGCCGGAGATTCGAGCGGCTGGTGAAAAAGGGCTGGCGGTGACTCGCTTTAAAGGACTGGGCGAAATGAACGCGGAAGAGCTTCGCGAAACTACTTTGGACCCGGCAAACCGTACTTTGATCAAGGTGAACTTGACGGATGCGGGTGCGGCGGACGAAATGTTCCGTCTTTTGATGGGCGACAAGGTCGAACCGCGGCGTGAATTCATTGAAACTCATGCTCTCGATGTGCGGAACTTGGACGTTTAG
- a CDS encoding pyroglutamyl-peptidase I: MTRVLLTAFEPYDRWPDNASWLALMDLTHWYDGPVELVTRRYPVDLAKMSEKLRTDLQEDYDFALHCGQGPGSSILRLESIGLNLRTDGSEILSGAPAAYRSSMPLDAAAARIRGAGIPATVSHHAGTFLCNAALFLSQHYIAAFGMKTSSAFIHVPLSPGQVARENSDSPSMSTPMVSAAMAVLIQQLLERSSIA, from the coding sequence GTGACCCGCGTCTTGCTCACCGCTTTCGAACCCTATGACCGCTGGCCAGATAACGCCAGCTGGTTGGCGTTGATGGATTTGACGCATTGGTACGACGGTCCAGTGGAACTGGTTACCCGACGATACCCAGTCGACCTGGCCAAGATGAGCGAAAAACTGCGGACCGATCTACAGGAAGACTACGACTTCGCTCTTCATTGCGGTCAAGGCCCCGGCTCATCAATCTTGCGGCTCGAATCGATTGGACTGAATCTACGCACCGATGGCAGTGAAATCCTGTCGGGTGCGCCGGCCGCCTATCGCAGCTCGATGCCGCTGGATGCCGCTGCCGCTCGGATTCGCGGAGCAGGCATTCCAGCCACCGTTTCCCACCATGCGGGAACCTTTCTGTGCAACGCCGCATTGTTCCTTAGCCAACACTACATTGCCGCGTTCGGCATGAAGACGTCGTCTGCCTTCATCCACGTGCCATTGTCCCCTGGCCAAGTTGCTCGTGAAAACTCCGACTCACCAAGCATGAGCACCCCCATGGTCAGCGCTGCGATGGCGGTCCTGATCCAACAACTGCTAGAGCGTTCCTCGATCGCCTAG
- a CDS encoding ribonuclease D, whose protein sequence is MNYESIETQTHLVEFCERIAKESVIGFDTEFVSEDCYRPELCLIQIAAGKHLAVVDPYAVDDTQPFWDLLCTPGRTVVAHAAREEIRFAYRFTGRPIAGLFDTQLAAGFTGIEYPASLGTLVKSIVGVTLPKGETRTNWRHRPLTEDQLTYALHDVTNLAEMHQKILADIEKLDRVAWVDEETERLQNKVIDAEESENWQRVSGSSGLKPRQLEIVRQLWRWREEIARSNDRLPRRVMRDDLIVELAKRGSSDPRKIRHIRGLERRNFQDQYDAIADAIAEGLRTPDDDLPKRARGRARTASPMLSQFLSTAIACISRQHKLSPAIVGNSDDVKDLLAYELAPRRGTEKPALLLGWRGDIVGASFKKILNGKLAIRVADVTENQPLEFFDCDTAL, encoded by the coding sequence GTGAACTACGAATCAATCGAAACGCAGACTCATTTAGTCGAATTCTGCGAACGCATCGCCAAAGAAAGCGTGATTGGATTCGATACGGAATTCGTATCCGAAGATTGCTATCGCCCCGAACTTTGCCTGATTCAGATCGCCGCGGGCAAGCATTTGGCAGTGGTCGACCCCTACGCCGTCGACGACACCCAACCGTTTTGGGACCTGCTTTGCACGCCCGGCCGCACCGTCGTCGCCCACGCCGCAAGGGAAGAAATCCGCTTCGCGTATCGGTTCACCGGCCGACCGATCGCTGGACTGTTTGACACCCAACTGGCCGCTGGATTCACCGGTATCGAGTACCCCGCTTCGTTGGGCACGCTAGTCAAAAGCATCGTTGGCGTGACCCTGCCTAAAGGCGAGACTCGCACGAACTGGCGGCATCGACCGCTCACGGAAGATCAGCTGACCTACGCGTTGCATGACGTAACCAATCTAGCCGAAATGCACCAGAAAATCCTCGCCGACATCGAGAAACTCGATCGCGTAGCATGGGTCGATGAGGAAACCGAAAGACTGCAAAACAAAGTGATCGATGCCGAAGAATCCGAAAACTGGCAACGGGTCAGCGGCAGCTCCGGCCTGAAGCCACGACAACTTGAAATCGTCCGGCAACTTTGGCGATGGCGAGAAGAAATCGCCCGTTCCAACGACCGACTCCCACGCCGCGTCATGCGAGACGACCTGATCGTCGAACTGGCCAAACGAGGCTCGTCGGACCCGCGAAAGATCCGCCACATCCGAGGCCTGGAACGTCGCAACTTCCAAGATCAATACGACGCCATCGCCGACGCCATCGCCGAAGGTCTCCGGACACCGGACGACGACCTGCCTAAGCGAGCCCGTGGCCGCGCTCGGACCGCTTCGCCCATGCTGAGCCAGTTCCTGTCAACGGCGATCGCATGCATCAGCCGCCAACACAAACTATCACCTGCCATCGTCGGCAATTCGGATGATGTTAAAGACTTACTCGCATACGAGTTAGCTCCCCGGCGCGGCACCGAAAAACCGGCCCTGCTGCTAGGCTGGCGAGGCGACATCGTCGGCGCCAGCTTCAAGAAGATCCTCAACGGCAAGCTCGCCATCCGAGTTGCCGATGTGACTGAAAATCAACCGCTTGAATTCTTTGATTGCGATACGGCCCTGTAA
- a CDS encoding (5-formylfuran-3-yl)methyl phosphate synthase — protein MNHSYLPRIVRDDVLNGAQGGASPVLLVSVRSIQEAQLAADCGAGVIDFKEPSRGPLAPVAESIWKAAVEASFEATLSAALGEADTAIGLAAQVPAGFRFAKVGPSGAHSTAALAELWEQLQLNPDVELVPVAYADHDAAKCINPHQVLDLVIRQHRSRLLIDTFVKDGRGLLDHIGLDELSQLVQRAREANVWIALAGSLCIADMQEIAGQGCLPDCVGVRGDVCKNSVARTHVTMKPNGLSRDATESGLVLGERRMGRLCRARIEAWLATLGQLV, from the coding sequence ATGAACCATTCCTATTTACCCCGTATTGTGCGTGACGACGTTCTGAATGGAGCCCAGGGGGGGGCGTCGCCAGTCCTGCTGGTCAGCGTTCGCAGCATCCAAGAGGCGCAGTTGGCGGCAGATTGCGGTGCGGGCGTGATTGATTTTAAGGAGCCTTCCCGGGGGCCGCTCGCGCCGGTGGCGGAGTCAATTTGGAAAGCGGCGGTGGAAGCTAGTTTTGAAGCAACGCTCTCGGCGGCTTTGGGTGAGGCAGACACGGCGATCGGATTGGCGGCACAAGTGCCGGCTGGATTTCGATTTGCAAAGGTGGGGCCCAGCGGTGCTCACTCGACTGCGGCTCTTGCTGAATTATGGGAACAGCTTCAGTTGAACCCGGATGTGGAGTTGGTGCCCGTCGCGTATGCCGATCATGACGCGGCGAAATGTATCAATCCGCATCAAGTTTTGGACTTGGTTATTCGCCAACATCGTTCGCGTTTGCTGATCGACACGTTCGTGAAAGACGGCCGTGGATTGCTGGACCACATTGGGCTGGATGAATTATCGCAGCTCGTTCAGCGTGCTCGTGAAGCGAACGTTTGGATCGCGTTGGCTGGATCGCTGTGCATTGCGGATATGCAGGAAATTGCAGGCCAAGGCTGTTTGCCTGATTGCGTGGGCGTCCGCGGGGACGTTTGCAAGAATTCCGTTGCCAGGACGCATGTTACTATGAAGCCGAATGGCTTGAGCCGAGACGCAACCGAAAGCGGATTGGTTTTAGGCGAGCGGCGAATGGGGCGTCTTTGCCGAGCTCGTATCGAGGCTTGGTTGGCAACGCTGGGGCAGCTCGTCTAG
- a CDS encoding DJ-1/PfpI family protein → MTAKKRVLMIVGDFVEDYEAMVPYQMLVMLEHDVVTVCPGKAAGDTVMTAIHDFEGHQTYTEKPGHRFAITGDFASIVPADFDALIIPGGRAPEYLRLDEKVLAMVRHFAETNKPIAAVCHGPQLLVAAGVLENRQCSSYPAVAPEITAAGGTYMQPGPGLDTAHVEGNLVTAPAWPAHPAWIREFHRLLIS, encoded by the coding sequence ATGACCGCTAAAAAACGTGTATTGATGATTGTCGGCGACTTTGTCGAAGACTATGAAGCGATGGTCCCTTACCAAATGTTGGTAATGCTCGAGCACGACGTCGTCACGGTTTGCCCAGGAAAAGCCGCTGGCGACACCGTCATGACCGCCATTCACGATTTTGAGGGTCATCAGACTTATACCGAAAAACCAGGGCACCGCTTCGCTATCACCGGCGACTTTGCGAGTATCGTTCCTGCAGATTTTGATGCACTGATCATCCCTGGCGGTCGCGCCCCGGAATACCTTCGGCTCGACGAAAAAGTGCTCGCGATGGTGCGGCACTTCGCCGAAACCAACAAACCGATCGCTGCAGTTTGCCATGGGCCGCAATTGCTAGTTGCCGCAGGGGTTTTAGAAAATCGTCAATGCAGCAGCTATCCGGCTGTCGCCCCAGAGATCACTGCTGCCGGCGGCACCTATATGCAACCCGGCCCCGGACTCGACACCGCACATGTCGAAGGCAATCTCGTGACCGCCCCAGCTTGGCCCGCTCACCCAGCTTGGATCCGCGAGTTCCACCGACTCCTCATTTCATGA
- a CDS encoding vWA domain-containing protein, whose translation MTTPSSDAPIPDGPAPDDEKPNGESSPRREIHPRQRIQHELVRVRREAEAARLEANAARLEASAENLQEMLERIDAGHDLSATELKHLGLAGTSPNSFTPSNADNSTPATVSAAERVSEDAAPSQSLPRGLDAPSTSKHFRFQSWDEVSNARNHAAQNHAASNHETPTRDAPTQDNSHAEPPNQPIADSPAILRTDSAHPTVRRPRHRSTVDIASEDAAPFTPLSTEANDKAPVEVPAESVDLTPDQEDSERATDELETAKQTAEAAESAALSTPALSSTVELDQAANASENTSAATGSALPIELLVDDESEPTPARRHPLPLVLSAIVHVIIVLLLMMWTLSTAMPKDQVALSASTSESAEEAIETFQMESVESTVDPSETAPDETQYDVSPLGEMAKFDVTSDLVSVTAPAMASMQSFSKSSNKDSQLLKSMKSDSSAKMQFCGVEGGGNHFVYLVDSSGSMGDAFVSARRALLDSINMLSDKQRFYVIFFDAQCDYMRISRADEDEPRSVYATTDNKSRLKAWAMRVAMDRGEAPYEPLQFALEKLKPDVIFLLSDGEFPQRIESVLMESNRVSNLFGEETPISIIHTISYHSREGESRMRRIAENHFGQYRHIPKPGK comes from the coding sequence ATGACCACTCCCTCATCAGATGCCCCAATACCAGATGGGCCTGCACCGGATGACGAGAAGCCTAACGGCGAATCGTCACCCCGGCGAGAAATCCATCCGAGACAACGCATCCAGCATGAGCTCGTGCGAGTCCGCCGTGAGGCTGAAGCGGCTCGCCTGGAAGCGAACGCCGCCCGGCTAGAAGCCTCCGCTGAAAATCTCCAAGAGATGCTTGAACGCATCGACGCGGGACATGATCTATCCGCGACGGAACTGAAACATCTTGGACTGGCCGGCACGAGCCCGAACAGCTTCACACCGAGCAACGCGGACAACAGCACTCCCGCCACAGTCAGCGCCGCCGAAAGAGTGAGCGAGGACGCGGCACCCAGCCAAAGTCTTCCACGCGGATTGGACGCACCCTCAACATCGAAGCACTTCCGCTTCCAATCTTGGGACGAAGTCAGCAACGCTCGGAATCATGCGGCCCAGAACCACGCAGCCTCAAACCACGAAACCCCGACTCGGGATGCCCCGACACAAGATAACTCACACGCTGAGCCCCCCAACCAACCAATCGCTGACTCGCCAGCGATCCTTCGCACCGATTCTGCCCACCCAACTGTCCGCCGCCCGCGACATCGATCAACCGTCGACATTGCCAGCGAAGACGCCGCCCCGTTCACTCCACTCTCAACCGAAGCCAACGACAAAGCTCCTGTCGAGGTCCCAGCCGAATCCGTCGACCTGACGCCAGATCAAGAGGACAGCGAACGAGCAACTGACGAACTCGAGACGGCAAAACAAACGGCTGAAGCCGCGGAATCCGCCGCCCTTTCAACTCCCGCCCTCTCTTCAACAGTCGAATTGGACCAAGCCGCTAACGCGTCTGAGAACACTTCTGCGGCGACCGGCTCCGCCCTGCCCATCGAACTTCTCGTTGACGACGAGTCCGAACCTACCCCCGCCCGCAGGCACCCGCTTCCGCTAGTCCTTAGCGCGATCGTGCATGTCATCATCGTCCTACTTTTAATGATGTGGACGCTTTCAACAGCGATGCCGAAGGACCAAGTCGCTCTCTCGGCATCGACCAGTGAATCAGCTGAAGAGGCGATCGAAACCTTCCAAATGGAGTCGGTAGAGTCGACCGTCGATCCCTCCGAAACCGCTCCGGACGAAACGCAGTACGACGTCAGCCCACTGGGCGAGATGGCAAAGTTCGATGTCACTTCGGATCTAGTCAGCGTGACCGCACCGGCAATGGCTTCGATGCAATCGTTCTCCAAATCGAGCAACAAGGATTCTCAACTTCTGAAATCCATGAAGTCGGACTCCTCGGCGAAGATGCAGTTTTGTGGCGTCGAAGGCGGCGGCAATCACTTCGTCTATTTGGTCGATAGCTCTGGAAGCATGGGGGATGCGTTCGTTTCAGCTCGACGAGCATTGTTGGACTCGATCAATATGCTGTCGGACAAACAACGCTTCTATGTGATCTTCTTTGATGCCCAGTGCGACTACATGCGGATCTCCCGGGCCGATGAAGATGAACCTCGAAGCGTCTATGCCACGACCGACAACAAGAGCCGGCTCAAAGCGTGGGCCATGCGAGTCGCAATGGACCGCGGCGAGGCACCTTACGAGCCGCTGCAATTTGCCCTGGAAAAGCTGAAACCTGACGTGATTTTCTTGCTTTCCGACGGTGAGTTTCCGCAGCGAATTGAATCCGTGTTGATGGAATCGAATCGAGTCAGCAATCTGTTTGGCGAAGAAACGCCCATCAGCATCATTCACACCATCAGCTATCACAGCCGCGAAGGGGAAAGCCGGATGCGAAGAATCGCGGAAAACCACTTCGGCCAATACCGGCACATTCCCAAGCCCGGAAAATAA